From one Candidatus Neomarinimicrobiota bacterium genomic stretch:
- the leuD gene encoding 3-isopropylmalate dehydratase small subunit yields MEKFKQVTGVVVPLNRANVDTDAIIPKQFLKSIKRTGFGPYLFDEWRYLDHGEPEMDCSNRPLNTDFVLNQPRYSEGRVLLTRANFGCGSSREHAPWALLDYGFRVIISPRFADIFYNNCFKSGILPIVLDETVVNKLFFEVEAVPGYVLTIDLTAQTITAPDKRTIDFEVAPSHKQSLLEGLDDIATTLRLSNDIRVYEEAKRREAPWLFRETL; encoded by the coding sequence ATGGAGAAGTTTAAGCAAGTTACAGGAGTTGTGGTGCCGCTTAACCGGGCAAATGTGGATACCGACGCCATAATTCCCAAGCAGTTCCTGAAATCGATCAAACGGACCGGCTTCGGCCCCTACCTGTTTGATGAATGGCGCTATCTCGATCACGGTGAGCCGGAGATGGACTGCAGCAATCGACCGTTGAATACCGATTTCGTCCTTAATCAGCCGAGGTATAGCGAAGGGAGAGTTCTACTCACCCGGGCTAATTTCGGATGTGGTTCAAGTCGCGAGCACGCCCCGTGGGCACTTCTGGACTACGGTTTCAGAGTCATCATTTCGCCCCGCTTCGCCGATATCTTCTACAACAACTGCTTCAAAAGTGGCATCCTCCCCATCGTTCTGGACGAAACCGTTGTAAACAAACTCTTCTTCGAAGTGGAAGCTGTGCCGGGTTACGTATTGACGATTGATCTGACAGCTCAGACCATCACAGCTCCAGATAAGAGAACAATTGATTTTGAGGTCGCTCCATCCCACAAACAATCTCTGTTAGAAGGACTGGATGATATCGCTACGACCCTCAGGCTCAGCAACGATATAAGAGTTTATGAAGAGGCGAAACGCAGAGAAGCGCCGTGGCTGTTCAGGGAGACTTTATGA